From one Clostridia bacterium genomic stretch:
- the pth gene encoding aminoacyl-tRNA hydrolase, whose protein sequence is MKLIVGLGNPGIEYQFTPHNMGFLAVDRIAEQCGVGVDNRHCRSLTGKGRIAGHGVVLAKPETYMNLSGMAVRELVREYEVAPEQDLIVIYDDLDLPFGGIRVRPRGSSGGHNGVESIIGALGTQEFLRVRLGIAPDHPMRDGAKYVLSQFRKVQYPAIDQALDAAAQAVTVILNEGASAAMNRFNRKAVNQDAPVE, encoded by the coding sequence GTGAAGCTGATCGTTGGTCTTGGAAATCCTGGGATCGAGTACCAGTTCACGCCGCACAATATGGGGTTTCTGGCGGTTGATCGAATTGCTGAGCAGTGTGGCGTAGGGGTGGACAACCGGCACTGCCGGTCGTTGACTGGTAAGGGACGGATCGCGGGGCACGGAGTGGTGCTGGCGAAACCGGAAACCTACATGAACCTCAGCGGAATGGCGGTACGCGAGCTGGTGCGCGAGTACGAAGTGGCGCCAGAGCAGGACCTGATCGTGATCTATGACGATCTGGACCTGCCGTTCGGCGGCATAAGAGTTCGGCCGCGCGGAAGCTCGGGAGGCCATAACGGCGTGGAGTCGATCATTGGCGCGCTTGGCACGCAGGAGTTCTTGCGGGTGCGCCTGGGAATTGCGCCGGACCATCCGATGCGGGACGGCGCCAAGTATGTGCTTTCGCAGTTCCGCAAGGTGCAGTACCCGGCGATCGATCAGGCGCTGGACGCGGCGGCACAAGCCGTGACCGTCATCCTGAACGAAGGCGCCTCGGCGGCGATGAACCGGTTCAATCGCAAAGCGGTGAACCAGGACGCACCGGTCGAATAG
- a CDS encoding 50S ribosomal protein L25 → MATAIGTNMVEAKPRVAGDKNDARRLRQTGMIPAVLYGAGLEPLAVSVDPKQMTRILHSETGHNTIFDVTVDGTQAKAMIVDWQFEPIKSSLLHVDLKRIAMDKVLRLKVPITLKGEAPGVKQQGGVLEHVLREVEIECLPGDIPSRIDVDISNLVFGVNIRIADLPKSDKIMYLSDENAMIVHLTQIKEEVAPAADAVATEVAAGPAEPEVIKKGKQETEEAGEEKAKKK, encoded by the coding sequence CGACTGCGCCAGACGGGCATGATCCCGGCCGTGCTGTACGGCGCCGGTCTCGAGCCGCTGGCGGTCAGCGTGGACCCGAAGCAAATGACCCGGATTCTTCATTCAGAAACGGGCCACAACACGATTTTCGATGTCACCGTCGATGGCACCCAGGCCAAGGCGATGATCGTTGACTGGCAGTTTGAGCCAATCAAGAGCTCTCTCCTGCACGTTGACCTCAAACGTATCGCCATGGACAAGGTGCTGCGCCTGAAGGTGCCGATCACCCTGAAGGGCGAGGCTCCCGGCGTCAAGCAGCAGGGTGGCGTTCTCGAGCACGTTCTTCGCGAAGTGGAAATCGAGTGTCTGCCTGGCGACATTCCAAGCCGCATCGATGTCGATATCAGCAACCTGGTTTTCGGCGTGAACATTCGCATTGCGGATCTGCCGAAGAGCGACAAGATCATGTACCTGTCGGACGAGAACGCAATGATCGTCCACCTTACGCAGATTAAGGAAGAAGTTGCTCCTGCTGCTGATGCTGTGGCGACAGAAGTTGCTGCCGGACCTGCCGAGCCCGAGGTCATCAAGAAGGGCAAGCAGGAGACCGAGGAAGCCGGCGAAGAGAAGGCCAAGAAGAAGTAG